Proteins encoded within one genomic window of Scomber japonicus isolate fScoJap1 chromosome 16, fScoJap1.pri, whole genome shotgun sequence:
- the LOC128374967 gene encoding kazal-type serine protease inhibitor domain-containing protein 1-like, giving the protein MGVWVHTSLGLPPQHRGWLRLWEEGEGCMDCDQHLCPSVPDICPAGWVQDNCGCCEQCANVEGQQCDPDGAQKFYGRCGEGLVCQRRRTPKRGRRAQPEPTCVCQDQGFVCGSDGWTYPNVCQLREAASRHNTTLKLTWRGPCFSAPRVSRGPKDLSNYTGNDIVFSCEVSAYPLPNLNWKKKGSDDYLPGDDPHISVQVRGGPQRYTVSTWLQIQGLHVSDAGVYSCVSHNSLGETSASAKLTVLRKGECLMKCCTVDTSFSVN; this is encoded by the exons ATGGGTGTATGGGTGCACACTTCCCTCGGGCTCCCACCCCAGCACCGTGGGTGGCTGCGGCTGtgggaagagggagaggggtgCATGGACTGTGATCAGCACCTTTGTCCCTCAGTGCCTGACATCTGCCCTGCAGGCTGGGTGCAGGACAACTGTGGGTGCTGTGAGCAGTGTGCGAACGTGGAGGGGCAGCAGTGTGACCCGGATGGTGCTCAGAAGTTTTATGGCCGATGCGGGGAAGGCCTGGTATgccaaagaagaagaacaccAAAGAGGGGACGCAGGGCTCAGCCAGAGCCTACATGTGTGTGCCAGGATCAAGGCTTTGTGTGTGGCTCAGATGGGTGGACCTACCCAAATGTGTGCCAGCTGAGAGAGGCTGCCAGTCGCCACAACACTACCCTGAAGCTCACTTGGAGAGGACCCTGCTTCTCTG CTCCCCGTGTCAGCCGAGGCCCCAAAGACCTGTCCAACTACACAGGGAATGACATTGTGTTTAGCTGTGAGGTCTCAGCGTACCCTCTTCCGAATCTGAactggaaaaagaaaggaagtgacGATTATCTGCCAGGGGATGATCCTCACATCTCTGTCCAG GTTCGAGGTGGTCCCCAGCGATACACTGTGTCTACCTGGCTTCAGATACAGGGCCTCCATGTCTCTGATGCAGGGGTCTACTCTTGCGTCTCCCACAATAGCTTGGGAGAAACATCTGCATCAGCAAAGCTCACCGTGTTGAGAAAGGGTGAGTGTCTCATGAAGTGTTGTACTGTAGATACTTCTTTTTCAGTTAATTGA
- the gale gene encoding UDP-glucose 4-epimerase isoform X1: MAEKVLVTGGGGYIGSHCVLELIEAGYKPVVVDDFSNAVRGEGDVPESIRRIEKLLNTSIEFQELDLLDRPGLEKLFKKHNFSAVMHFAGLKAVGESVEQPLRYYRVNLTASMNLLEVMQAHRVRNLVFSSSATVYGDPQRLPIDEQHPVGGCTNPYGKTKYFIEEMIKDHCKAEKEWNSVLLRYFNPIGAHASGLIGEDPQGIPNNLLPYIAQVAIGRRQCLNVFGNDYDTLDGTGVRDYIHVVDLAKGHIAALKKLKDNCGCKVYNLGTGRGYSVLQMVKAMEKASGREISYKIAPRRGGDIASCYADPRLAETELNWKAEFDLERMCEDLWRWQSNNPTGFSNGTAS; encoded by the exons ATGGCAGAGAAGGTGCTGGTCACAGGTGGAGGAGGCTACATTGGGAGTCACTGTGTGTTGGAGCTGATTGAAGCAGGCTACAAGCCAGTTGTAGTAGATGACTTCAGCAATGCTGTCCGAG gagaaggggaTGTTCCAGAGAGCATCCGTAGGATAGAGAAGCTTCTGAACACCAGCATTGAGTTTCAGGAGCTAGACCTTCTGGATCGACCTGGCTTGGAAAAACTTTTCAAAAAG CATAATTTCAGTGCCGTGATGCACTTCGCTGGTCTGAAGGCTGTTGGAGAGTCGGTGGAGCAGCCGTTACGCTACTACAGGGTCAACCTCACTGCCTCCATGAATCTGCTTGAG GTCATGCAGGCTCACAGGGTGCGCAATCTGGTCTTCAGCAGTTCAGCCACAGTGTATGGAGACCCCCAACGTTTGCCCATAGATGAGCAGCACCCCGTGGGTGGCTGCACCAACCCCTATGGCAAGACCAAGTACTTCATTGAGGAGATGATCAAAGACCACTGTAAAGCGGAGAAG GAATGGAATTCTGTGCTGCTGCGGTATTTCAACCCAATCGGAGCTCATGCCTCTGGCCTCATAGGAGAGGACCCTCAGGGTATTCCTAACAACCTGCTGCCATATATTGCCCAG GTTGCCATCGGGAGAAGACAGTGCCTCAATGTATTTGGGAATGACTACGACACACTGGATGGGACAG GTGTGCGAGATTATATCCACGTTGTAGATCTGGCAAAGGGACACATAGCAGCTCTGAAGAAGCTGAAGGACAATTGTGGCTGCAAG GTTTACAACCTAGGAACTGGAAGAGGCTACTCTGTGCTCCAGATGGTAAAAGCCATGGAGAAAGCATCCGGGAGAGAG ATCTCATACAAGATTGCCCCCCGTAGGGGAGGAGATATTGCATCCTGCTACGCTGACCCTCGCCTGGCTGAGACAGAGTTGAACTGGAAGGCTGAATTTGACCTAGAAAGAATGT GTGAGGATCTGTGGCGCTGGCAGTCGAACAACCCCACTGGATTTTCCAACGGCACAGCTTCCTGA
- the gale gene encoding UDP-glucose 4-epimerase isoform X2 — MAEKVLVTGGGGYIGSHCVLELIEAGYKPVVVDDFSNAVREGDVPESIRRIEKLLNTSIEFQELDLLDRPGLEKLFKKHNFSAVMHFAGLKAVGESVEQPLRYYRVNLTASMNLLEVMQAHRVRNLVFSSSATVYGDPQRLPIDEQHPVGGCTNPYGKTKYFIEEMIKDHCKAEKEWNSVLLRYFNPIGAHASGLIGEDPQGIPNNLLPYIAQVAIGRRQCLNVFGNDYDTLDGTGVRDYIHVVDLAKGHIAALKKLKDNCGCKVYNLGTGRGYSVLQMVKAMEKASGREISYKIAPRRGGDIASCYADPRLAETELNWKAEFDLERMCEDLWRWQSNNPTGFSNGTAS, encoded by the exons ATGGCAGAGAAGGTGCTGGTCACAGGTGGAGGAGGCTACATTGGGAGTCACTGTGTGTTGGAGCTGATTGAAGCAGGCTACAAGCCAGTTGTAGTAGATGACTTCAGCAATGCTGTCCGAG aaggggaTGTTCCAGAGAGCATCCGTAGGATAGAGAAGCTTCTGAACACCAGCATTGAGTTTCAGGAGCTAGACCTTCTGGATCGACCTGGCTTGGAAAAACTTTTCAAAAAG CATAATTTCAGTGCCGTGATGCACTTCGCTGGTCTGAAGGCTGTTGGAGAGTCGGTGGAGCAGCCGTTACGCTACTACAGGGTCAACCTCACTGCCTCCATGAATCTGCTTGAG GTCATGCAGGCTCACAGGGTGCGCAATCTGGTCTTCAGCAGTTCAGCCACAGTGTATGGAGACCCCCAACGTTTGCCCATAGATGAGCAGCACCCCGTGGGTGGCTGCACCAACCCCTATGGCAAGACCAAGTACTTCATTGAGGAGATGATCAAAGACCACTGTAAAGCGGAGAAG GAATGGAATTCTGTGCTGCTGCGGTATTTCAACCCAATCGGAGCTCATGCCTCTGGCCTCATAGGAGAGGACCCTCAGGGTATTCCTAACAACCTGCTGCCATATATTGCCCAG GTTGCCATCGGGAGAAGACAGTGCCTCAATGTATTTGGGAATGACTACGACACACTGGATGGGACAG GTGTGCGAGATTATATCCACGTTGTAGATCTGGCAAAGGGACACATAGCAGCTCTGAAGAAGCTGAAGGACAATTGTGGCTGCAAG GTTTACAACCTAGGAACTGGAAGAGGCTACTCTGTGCTCCAGATGGTAAAAGCCATGGAGAAAGCATCCGGGAGAGAG ATCTCATACAAGATTGCCCCCCGTAGGGGAGGAGATATTGCATCCTGCTACGCTGACCCTCGCCTGGCTGAGACAGAGTTGAACTGGAAGGCTGAATTTGACCTAGAAAGAATGT GTGAGGATCTGTGGCGCTGGCAGTCGAACAACCCCACTGGATTTTCCAACGGCACAGCTTCCTGA
- the zbtb8a gene encoding zinc finger and BTB domain-containing protein 8A isoform X1 has translation MDMVSDMGANRLYRAPGESSHHRQPQRWFNTADITVAHQSNLLKQLNQQRRQELFCDCSVLVEGQLFRAHRNVLFASSGYFRMLLTQGPEGLSDAVNATFDVFSPETFTVILDFIYSGQLDLSSHNVIEVMSAASYLQMNNVITYCKNFIKSSLDISVKDEDSDRCLSLSETCSFTSGAGEETSEQQQGPCSVSPPPALWTRDNSRSQSSFMGKDLDQDISGSDLKTNPVSPANELNTESEDQQDPQDPLYTLPGSERRRGRASKRRTPNSTRSSQHEDLDIQEARTQKAEKAEELYATLPPIVGVIGHFNKDSNPIMRFKCPFCTHTVKRKADLKRHLRCHTGERPYPCQACNKRFTRLEHLRSHFETIHQARKLVCRKCKCQVTEETGHVVCEGTRRYRMCTACIQEVGCDTIPMDGLDGSNEEPALLLGVDGEEEEDTKRTWMVTDDDDLAEDSGADLIIQQVDDSDEELQ, from the exons atggaTATGGTGTCGGACATGGGGGCGAATAGACTCTACCGGGCGCCGGGTGAATCAAGCCACCA CAGGCAGCCTCAGAGATGGTTCAAcactgctgacatcacagtGGCTCACCAAAGCAACCTGCTAAAGCAGCTCAACCAGCAGCGACGCCAAGAGCTGTTCTGTGACTGCAGCGTGCTGGTGGAGGGCCAGCTCTTCAGGGCCCACCGCAATGTCTTGTTCGCCAGCAGCGGCTATTTCCGCATGTTGCTGACCCAGGGGCCCGAAGGGTTGTCTGACGCTGTCAACGCCACCTTCGACGTCTTCAGTCCTGAGACCTTcacagttatcctggatttcatCTACTCCGGCCAGCTGGACCTCTCCAGTCACAATGTGATTGAAGTGATGTCTGCAGCCAGTTACCTGCAGATGAATAATGTCATCACCTACTGTAAGAACTTCATCAAATCCTCTTTGGACATCAGCGTGAAAGATGAAGACAGTGACCGTTGCCTCAGTTTGTCTGAGACCTGTAGCTTTACCAGCGGGGCTGGAGAAGAAACCTCAGAGCAGCAGCAAGGCCCGTGCTCTGTAAGCCCACCGCCAGCGCTTTGGACCCGCGACAACTCAAGATCTCAGTCCAGCTTCATGGGGAAGGACCTAGACCAGGATATTTCAGGCTCAGACTTGAAGACTAACCCAGTCAGCCCGGCTAATGAGCTCaacacagagtcagaggacCAGCAGGACCCTCAGGATCCACTATACACTTTGCCTGGATCAGAGCGTCGGCGAGGTAGAGCGTCTAAGAGGAGAACTCCCAACAGCACTCGCTCCAGCCAGCATGAAGACTTGGACATCCAGGAGGCGAGGACACAAAAAGCTGAGAAGGCAGAGGAGCTGTATGCCACTCTACCACCTATTGTAGGCGTTATTGGACACTTTAATAAAG ACTCCAACCCCATTATGCGCTTCAAATGTCCCTTCTGTACACACACGGTGAAGAGGAAGGCTGACCTGAAGCGTCACTTGCGCTGTCACACCGGGGAGAGGCCATACCCCTGTCAGGCCTGCAATAAGCGCTTTACTCGCCTGGAGCACCTTCGCAGTCACTTCGAGACG ATCCATCAAGCCAGGAAGCTAGTTTGCAGGAAGTGTAAGTGTCAGGTGACGGAGGAGACGGGGCATGTGGTGTGTGAGGGCACACGGCGCTATCGCATGTGCACCGCATGCATCCAGGAAGTGGGTTGTGACACTATCCCCATGGATGGTTTAGATGGGTCCAATGAAGAGCCGGCCCTGTTACTGGGCGTAgatggggaggaagaggaggacaccAAGAGGACCTGGATGGTAACCGATGACGACGACCTGGCGGAAGACTCGGGGGCCGACCTCATCATCCAACAAGTGGACGACAGTGATGAGGAGCTGCAGTGA
- the zbtb8a gene encoding zinc finger and BTB domain-containing protein 8A isoform X2 has product MDMVSDMGANRLYRAPGESSHQQPQRWFNTADITVAHQSNLLKQLNQQRRQELFCDCSVLVEGQLFRAHRNVLFASSGYFRMLLTQGPEGLSDAVNATFDVFSPETFTVILDFIYSGQLDLSSHNVIEVMSAASYLQMNNVITYCKNFIKSSLDISVKDEDSDRCLSLSETCSFTSGAGEETSEQQQGPCSVSPPPALWTRDNSRSQSSFMGKDLDQDISGSDLKTNPVSPANELNTESEDQQDPQDPLYTLPGSERRRGRASKRRTPNSTRSSQHEDLDIQEARTQKAEKAEELYATLPPIVGVIGHFNKDSNPIMRFKCPFCTHTVKRKADLKRHLRCHTGERPYPCQACNKRFTRLEHLRSHFETIHQARKLVCRKCKCQVTEETGHVVCEGTRRYRMCTACIQEVGCDTIPMDGLDGSNEEPALLLGVDGEEEEDTKRTWMVTDDDDLAEDSGADLIIQQVDDSDEELQ; this is encoded by the exons atggaTATGGTGTCGGACATGGGGGCGAATAGACTCTACCGGGCGCCGGGTGAATCAAGCCACCA GCAGCCTCAGAGATGGTTCAAcactgctgacatcacagtGGCTCACCAAAGCAACCTGCTAAAGCAGCTCAACCAGCAGCGACGCCAAGAGCTGTTCTGTGACTGCAGCGTGCTGGTGGAGGGCCAGCTCTTCAGGGCCCACCGCAATGTCTTGTTCGCCAGCAGCGGCTATTTCCGCATGTTGCTGACCCAGGGGCCCGAAGGGTTGTCTGACGCTGTCAACGCCACCTTCGACGTCTTCAGTCCTGAGACCTTcacagttatcctggatttcatCTACTCCGGCCAGCTGGACCTCTCCAGTCACAATGTGATTGAAGTGATGTCTGCAGCCAGTTACCTGCAGATGAATAATGTCATCACCTACTGTAAGAACTTCATCAAATCCTCTTTGGACATCAGCGTGAAAGATGAAGACAGTGACCGTTGCCTCAGTTTGTCTGAGACCTGTAGCTTTACCAGCGGGGCTGGAGAAGAAACCTCAGAGCAGCAGCAAGGCCCGTGCTCTGTAAGCCCACCGCCAGCGCTTTGGACCCGCGACAACTCAAGATCTCAGTCCAGCTTCATGGGGAAGGACCTAGACCAGGATATTTCAGGCTCAGACTTGAAGACTAACCCAGTCAGCCCGGCTAATGAGCTCaacacagagtcagaggacCAGCAGGACCCTCAGGATCCACTATACACTTTGCCTGGATCAGAGCGTCGGCGAGGTAGAGCGTCTAAGAGGAGAACTCCCAACAGCACTCGCTCCAGCCAGCATGAAGACTTGGACATCCAGGAGGCGAGGACACAAAAAGCTGAGAAGGCAGAGGAGCTGTATGCCACTCTACCACCTATTGTAGGCGTTATTGGACACTTTAATAAAG ACTCCAACCCCATTATGCGCTTCAAATGTCCCTTCTGTACACACACGGTGAAGAGGAAGGCTGACCTGAAGCGTCACTTGCGCTGTCACACCGGGGAGAGGCCATACCCCTGTCAGGCCTGCAATAAGCGCTTTACTCGCCTGGAGCACCTTCGCAGTCACTTCGAGACG ATCCATCAAGCCAGGAAGCTAGTTTGCAGGAAGTGTAAGTGTCAGGTGACGGAGGAGACGGGGCATGTGGTGTGTGAGGGCACACGGCGCTATCGCATGTGCACCGCATGCATCCAGGAAGTGGGTTGTGACACTATCCCCATGGATGGTTTAGATGGGTCCAATGAAGAGCCGGCCCTGTTACTGGGCGTAgatggggaggaagaggaggacaccAAGAGGACCTGGATGGTAACCGATGACGACGACCTGGCGGAAGACTCGGGGGCCGACCTCATCATCCAACAAGTGGACGACAGTGATGAGGAGCTGCAGTGA
- the hmgcl gene encoding hydroxymethylglutaryl-CoA lyase, mitochondrial: protein MAAVMRLVNRSTLGSAMGQQYLAFSSATKASVKAGVALPEKVKIVEVGPRDGLQNEKTIVPTETKIHLIDLLSESGLRVIEATSFVSPKWVPQMADQKEVMKGICKKPGVSYPVLTPNLKGFQAAVKAGASEVAIFGAASELFSKKNINCSVDESLQRFDEVVKAAKEAGVPVRGYVSCVLGCPYEGNVAPEKVAHVAKRLYSMGCYEISLGDTIGVGTPGSMSEMLEAVSREVPVDALAVHCHDTYGQALANILVALQMGISVVDSSIAGLGGCPYAQGASGNVATEDVVYMLHGLGIQTGVDLSKLMDAGAFICRTLNRKSSSKVAQATCKL, encoded by the exons ATGGCGGCCGTCATGAGACTTGTCAACAGAAGCACTTTAGGCTCAGCTATGGGTCAGCAGTACCTGGCTTTTAGCTCCGCAACAAAG GCTAGCGTAAAAGCAGGTGTAGCTCTTCCAGAAAAGGTGAAAATAGTGGAGGTGGGACCCAGAGATGGTCTTCAGAATGAGAAG ACTATCGTTCCTACAGAAACCAAAATTCATTTGATTGACTTGCTGTCAGAGTCAGGGCTGCGAGTCATTGAGGCCACCAGCTTTGTGTCACCAAAATGGGTTCCACAG ATGGCAGACCAGAAAGAGGTGATGAAGGGGATTTGTAAGAAACCTGGAGTGTCTTACCCGGTCCTCACCCCCAACCTCAAGGGTTTCCAGGCTGCT GTGAAAGCAGGAGCTTCAGAGGTGGCCATATTTGGCGCCGCGTCCGAGCTGTTCAGTAAGAAGAATATAAACTGCTCAGTGGACGAGAGCTTACAGCGCTTTGATGAGGTTGTGAAAGCAGCTAAAGAGGCCGGTGTGCCAGTTAGAGG TTACGTGTCATGTGTTCTTGGATGTCCGTATGAAGGGAACGTGGCACCTGAAAAAGTTGCACAT GTAGCTAAGCGTTTATACTCCATGGGCTGCTATGAGATTTCCCTAGGTGACACCATTGGAGTGGGGACTCCAGGTAGCATGAGTGAAATGCTGGAGGCTGTGAGCAGAGAGGTGCCAGTCGATGCCCTGGCAGTGCACTGCCATGACACCTACGGCCAGGCCCTCGCTAATATCCTTGTAGCCTTGCAG ATGGGTATCAGTGTGGTAGACTCATCAATAGCAGGACTTGGTGGCTGTCCCTATGCCCAGGGGGCCTCTGGGAATGTTGCTACTGAAGATGTAGTCTATATGCTTCATGGACTTGGGATTCAAACA GGAGTGGACCTCTCCAAACTGATGGATGCTGGAGCTTTCATCTGTCGGACCCTCAACAGGAAATCAAGCTCCAAGGTGGCACAGGCCACCTGCAAACTGTAG
- the gjb3 gene encoding gap junction protein beta 3: protein MDWKTFQALLSGVNKYSTAFGRIWLSVVFVFRVMVYVVAAERVWGDEQKDFDCNTKQPGCANVCYDHYFPISHIRLWALQLIFITCPSFMVVMHVAYRDDRERRHRAKHGDDAKLYNNTGKKHGGLWWTYLISLFVKTAIEAAFLYILHRVYKSFYLPRVVKCEVVPCPNVVDCYVGHPTEKKVFTYFMVGASALCIVLNICEIIYLISKRIVRITNKFKRRNRDRAVHHDNYTDDPFNNCSMPMTRLEVIDKKDRPPSFKTANKSAHRVSTLRLEKKIRASAPNLSTAS, encoded by the coding sequence ATGGACTGGAAGACCTTCCAAGCCCTCCTCAGTGGGGTGAACAAATACTCCACTGCGTTTGGGCGTATATGGCTCTCAGTGGTCTTCGTGTTCAGGGTGATGGTGTACGTTGTGGCAGCAGAGCGAGTGTGGGGCGATGAACAGAAAGACTTTGATTGTAACACCAAGCAGCCCGGCTGCGCCAACGTCTGCTACGACCACTACTTCCCCATTTCCCACATCCGCCTGTGGGCTCTGCAGCTTATCTTCATCACCTGTCCGTCCTTCATGGTGGTCATGCATGTGGCGTACCGTGATGACCGTGAGCGCAGGCACAGGGCCAAGCATGGTGACGATGCTAAGCTGTACAACAACACTGGCAAGAAACATGGCGGCTTGTGGTGGACCTACCTGATCAGCTTATTTGTGAAGACGGCCATTGAGGCTGCCTTCCTTTACATCCTTCACAGAGTGTACAAAAGCTTCTACCTGCCAAGAGTGGTCAAGTGTGAGGTGGTGCCTTGCCCCAACGTAGTGGACTGCTACGTCGGCCACCCCACCGAGAAGAAAGTGTTCACCTACTTCATGGTCGGAGCCTCAGCCCTCTGCATTGTCCTCAACATCTGTGAGATCATTTATCTCATCTCCAAAAGAATTGTACGAATCACAAACAAGTTTAAGAGGCGCAATCGCGACAGGGCTGTGCATCATGACAACTACACAGACGATCCGTTCAATAACTGCAGCATGCCTATGACAAGGCTGGAAGTAATAGATAAGAAGGATAGACCTCCATCCTTCAAGACTGCAAACAAGTCTGCACACAGAGTATCCACTCTCAGACTTGAGAAGAAGATACGGGCCTCTGCCCCTAATCTTTCCACTGCTTCCTGA
- the LOC128375226 gene encoding gap junction beta-4 protein-like isoform X2, which yields MNWAFLQGLLSGVNKYSTAFGRVWLSIVFLFRVMVFVVAAEKVWGDEQKDFKCNTAQPGCHNVCYDHFFPVSHVRLWALQLIFVTCPSLLVVMHVAYREDREKKHRLKYGENCHRLYQNTGKKRGGLWWTYVLTLFFKIGVDATFVYLLYHIYAGYDFPSLIKCEEKPCPNKVDCFIARPTEKRIFTIFMVVTSLACILLSIFEIVYLIGKRCHECFTGVHHSRHINTNTMSSGSTLMDSRTLKDLRLAEVES from the exons ATGAACTGGGCATTCCTCCAGGGCCTCCTCAGTGGAGTGAACAAGTACTCCACAGCTTTTGGCAGAGTGTGGCTCTCTATAGTCTTCCTCTTCAGGGTGATGGTGTTTGTGGTGGCAGCAGAGAAGGTATGGGGTGATGAACAGAAGGACTTTAAATGCAACACGGCACAGCCTGGGTGCCACAACGTCTGCTATGACCACTTCTTCCCCGTCTCCCATGTCCGGCTGTGGGCCCTGCAGCTAATCTTTGTCACCTGTCCCTCACTCCTGGTGGTGATGCACGTGGCCTACAGGGAGGACCGGGAGAAGAAACACAGACTCAAGTATGGTGAGAACTGCCACCGTCTTTACCAGAACACCGGCAAGAAGCGTGGAGGCCTGTGGTGGACCTACGTCCTCACTCTGTTCTTCAAAATAGGTGTGGACGCCACCTTTGTTTACCTCCTCTATCACATCTACGCCGGCTACGACTTCCCCTCGCTCATCAAGTGTGAGGAGAAACCCTGTCCCAACAAGGTGGACTGCTTCATTGCTCGGCCCACTGAGAAAAGAATCTTCACCATCTTCATGGTGGTCACCAGCCTGGCCTGCATCCTCCTCTCCATTTTTGAAATCGTCTACCTGATTGGTAAACGCTGCCATGAGTGTTTCACCGGAGTCCATCACTCTCGCCACATTAACACCAACACAATGTCTAGTGGAAGCACCTTGATGGACTCCAGAACTCTGAA AGACTTGCGACTGGCAGAGGTTGAGTCATGA
- the LOC128375226 gene encoding gap junction beta-4 protein-like isoform X1, protein MNWAFLQGLLSGVNKYSTAFGRVWLSIVFLFRVMVFVVAAEKVWGDEQKDFKCNTAQPGCHNVCYDHFFPVSHVRLWALQLIFVTCPSLLVVMHVAYREDREKKHRLKYGENCHRLYQNTGKKRGGLWWTYVLTLFFKIGVDATFVYLLYHIYAGYDFPSLIKCEEKPCPNKVDCFIARPTEKRIFTIFMVVTSLACILLSIFEIVYLIGKRCHECFTGVHHSRHINTNTMSSGSTLMDSRTLKLKSSPDTPAPSYSVAVS, encoded by the coding sequence ATGAACTGGGCATTCCTCCAGGGCCTCCTCAGTGGAGTGAACAAGTACTCCACAGCTTTTGGCAGAGTGTGGCTCTCTATAGTCTTCCTCTTCAGGGTGATGGTGTTTGTGGTGGCAGCAGAGAAGGTATGGGGTGATGAACAGAAGGACTTTAAATGCAACACGGCACAGCCTGGGTGCCACAACGTCTGCTATGACCACTTCTTCCCCGTCTCCCATGTCCGGCTGTGGGCCCTGCAGCTAATCTTTGTCACCTGTCCCTCACTCCTGGTGGTGATGCACGTGGCCTACAGGGAGGACCGGGAGAAGAAACACAGACTCAAGTATGGTGAGAACTGCCACCGTCTTTACCAGAACACCGGCAAGAAGCGTGGAGGCCTGTGGTGGACCTACGTCCTCACTCTGTTCTTCAAAATAGGTGTGGACGCCACCTTTGTTTACCTCCTCTATCACATCTACGCCGGCTACGACTTCCCCTCGCTCATCAAGTGTGAGGAGAAACCCTGTCCCAACAAGGTGGACTGCTTCATTGCTCGGCCCACTGAGAAAAGAATCTTCACCATCTTCATGGTGGTCACCAGCCTGGCCTGCATCCTCCTCTCCATTTTTGAAATCGTCTACCTGATTGGTAAACGCTGCCATGAGTGTTTCACCGGAGTCCATCACTCTCGCCACATTAACACCAACACAATGTCTAGTGGAAGCACCTTGATGGACTCCAGAACTCTGAAGCTGAAAAGCAGCCCTGACACTCCTGCACCTTCATACAGTGTTGCAGTATCTTGA
- the ppie gene encoding peptidyl-prolyl cis-trans isomerase E: MATSKRVLYVGGLAEEVDEKVLHAAFIPFGDITDIQIPLDYETEKHRGFAFIEFELAEDAAAAIDNMNESELFGRTIRVNIAKPMRIKEGSSRPVWSDDDWLKKFSGKTTEEGEEESAAGETPNTAAQEGEPPAKKGRVNPQVYMDIKIGNKPAGRLRFLLRADIVPMTAENFRCLCTHEKGFGYKGSSFHRIIPQFMCQGGDFTNHNGTGGKSIYGRKFDDENFVLKHTAPGQLSMANSGPNSNGSQFFLTTDKTDWLDGKHVVFGELVEGMDVLRAIEAQGAKDGKPKQKVIISDCGEYV; encoded by the exons ATGGCGACCAGCAAACGAGTGCTGTATGTCG GTGGTCTGGCAGAGGAGGTGGACGAGAAGGTGTTACATGCAGCTTTCATCCCATTTGGAGACATCACAGACATCCAGATACCTTTAGACTATGAAACAG AAAAGCACAGAGGATTTGCGTTCATTGAGTTTGAGCTGGCGGAG GATGCTGCAGCAGCTATTGATAACATG AACGAGTCTGAGCTTTTTGGAAGGACTATTCGGGTCAACATAGCCAAGCCCATGAGAATCAAAGAAGGTTCCTCTCGACCAG TGTGGTCGGATGATGACTGGCTGAAGAAATTCTCAGGGAAGACCACAgaagagggtgaggaggagtcGGCAGCGGGAGAAACACCCAACACTGCTGCACAAGAG GGTGAGCCCCCAGCTAAAAAGGGCAGAGTCAATCCACAGGTCTACATGGACATCAAGATCGGCAACAAGCCGGCAGGGAGACTACGCTTCCTTCTTCGGGCTGACATTGTTCCCATGACAGCAG AGAACTTCCGCTGCTTATGCACACATGAGAAGGGCTTTGGCTACAAGGGCAGCAGCTTCCACCGCATCATCCCTCAGTTTATGTGCCAAGGAGGTGACTTTACCAACCACAACGGCACCGGCGGCAAGTCCATCTATGGCCGGAAGTTTGACGACGAAAACTTTGTCCTGAAACACACCGCTCCAG GGCAGCTCTCCATGGCCAACTCTGGGCCGAACAGTAATGGCTCTCAGTTCTTCCTCACCACCGACAAAACGGACTGGTTGGACGGCAAACACGTGGTGTTTGGAGAGCTGGTGGAGGGGATGGATGTGCTTCGTGCAATTGAG GCTCAGGGAGCGAAAGATGGGAAGCCGAAGCAGAAAGTCATCATCTCAGACTGTGGAGAATATGtgtaa